Proteins encoded by one window of Lathyrus oleraceus cultivar Zhongwan6 chromosome 1, CAAS_Psat_ZW6_1.0, whole genome shotgun sequence:
- the LOC127097262 gene encoding uncharacterized protein LOC127097262, with translation MNQSLSLLLVLLVLCVTSSNSISNKVVEVNVICKETSNPLYCSNLLNSKPGGAKDASLVDLAYYTIDVLSDNSNNTNMLISKLIDEIGDNDTEINYYYRCKVNLLSDDGIIPRLVIAEKYLAFKQYPAMTKLIGGVMNKIVECRDSLHQHKTSPLVAQNVDVLRQIGQLCVVELYVL, from the exons atgaatcaatctctctctcttttattGGTGCTACTTGTATTATGTGTTACTTCCTCGAATTCAATTTCCAACAAAGTTGTTGAAGTAAATGTCATTTGCAAAGAAACTTCGAATCCTTTGTATTGTTCAAATCTTCTCAACTCAAAGCCTGGAGGAGCAAAAGATGCAAGTCTTGTTGATCTTGCATATTACACAATTGATGTGCTTAGCGACAATTCGAACAACACAAATATGCTAATTTCCAAATTGATCGATGAAATTGGTGATAATGATACCGAAATAAACTATTATTATCGTTGTAAAGTAAATCTTCTTAGTGACGATGGCATCATCCCTAGGCTTGTGATTGCAGAAAAATATTTGGCATTCAAACAGTATCCAGCCATGACCAAACTTATAGGCGGTGTTATGAATAAAATTGTTGAATGTCGAGATAGTCTACATCAACATAAAACCAGTCCATTAGTCGCTCAAAATGTTGATGTTCTTCGACAAATTGGTCAA TTATGTGTTGTAGAGTTGTATGTGTTGTAG
- the LOC127097273 gene encoding uncharacterized protein LOC127097273 — protein sequence MAGRNDAAMAAAMQAMAQAVQNLPNAGGDAGSRSLATFQRENPPVFKGKHDPDAALGWLKEIERIFRVMDCTPAQKVRYGTHMLAVEADDWWLETHEGLTAAGEVVTWDVFRREFLRKYYPEDVRGKKEIEFLELKQGNMSVTDYAAKFVELSKFYPHYTGAGAEFSKCIKFENGLRSEIKKAVGYQKIRIFTELVDSCRIFEEDNNAHYKIVSDRRGKQHQNRGKPYDVPAGKGKQRAVPAQRTSGGGAPAGIVCFKCGQAGHKSNVCTAKVKRCFRCGLSDNAG from the coding sequence atggctgggaggaatgacgctgcaatggctgccgcaatgcaagcgatggcacaagctgtgcagaacttgccaaatgctggtggagatgctggatcacgtagcttggcgacttttcaaagagagaatccgccggtgtttaaagggaagcatgatccagatgcagctttaggatggttgaaagagattgagagaatctttCGTGTTATGGATTgtactccagctcagaaggttcggtatggtactcacatgctagcagtcgaagctgatgactggtggctagagactcacgaggggttgaccgcggcaggtgaagtcgttacttgggatgtattccgtagggaatttctgaggaagtattatccagaggatgtccgtggtaagaaggaaattgagttccttgagctgaagcaaggaaacatgtctgtcacggattatgctgcgaaatttgtggagctgtccaaattttatcctcattacactggagctggtgctgaattttcaaagtgcatcaagtttgaaaacggattgcgctctgaaattaagaaggctgttgggtatcagaagatacgcatttttactgaattggttgatagctgcaggatatttgaagaagacaataatgctcattacaagattgtcagtgatcgcagaggcaagcaacatcaaaaccgtggcaagccgtatgatgttccagctggaaaagggaagcaaagagctgtTCCGGCTCAGAGAactagtgggggaggtgctcctgctggtatagtttgcttcaaatgtggtcaggccGGTCATAAGAGTAATGTTTGCACTGCTAAGGTAAAGAGatgttttcgctgtg